In Nocardia yunnanensis, one DNA window encodes the following:
- a CDS encoding terpene synthase family protein has product MAPTRIEATMSSPDFPVTVPELATLPPPGHPILALPVRISPHAARLERSILEWADSYRLLETARQRERLAGTHLGELVARTYPFVREDRLDTLVGWFTWAFVIDDWYDGPAGAALGDHRDMVARVLAALPVDGRAGGRRSGALFRQLARVWTGLAQPQSLPWRLRFVDSMAAFMESFAYEAANRRAATTPGVASYAQLRRQSGGITPCLHLLEYAAGLEVPGVIRRSDPFQRMFNCAADVVVWVNDVVSLRKELAIGEVSNGVLALAAERSCGLPEAVTAAYGRVADLIGEFHCAEAELTELCADWRGLTDRDQRAVRLYVDGMKYWMRGNLDWSRHSERYRQADRLRLATSPTLLTSD; this is encoded by the coding sequence ATGGCTCCCACTCGAATCGAGGCAACCATGTCCTCACCCGACTTCCCGGTCACCGTCCCGGAACTGGCAACGCTGCCCCCGCCGGGTCATCCCATCCTCGCTCTGCCCGTGCGGATATCGCCGCACGCGGCCCGGCTGGAACGATCGATCCTGGAGTGGGCGGACTCCTACCGCTTACTGGAGACGGCCCGACAGCGGGAGCGACTGGCCGGTACACATTTGGGTGAACTCGTCGCGCGCACTTACCCTTTCGTGCGCGAAGATCGCCTCGACACCCTCGTGGGCTGGTTCACCTGGGCCTTCGTCATCGACGACTGGTACGACGGACCCGCCGGCGCCGCGCTCGGAGACCACCGGGACATGGTGGCGCGAGTGCTCGCGGCCCTGCCCGTGGACGGCCGAGCCGGCGGCCGGCGCTCCGGCGCACTCTTCCGGCAACTGGCCCGGGTGTGGACGGGACTGGCGCAACCGCAGAGCCTGCCTTGGCGGCTGCGTTTCGTCGACAGCATGGCGGCGTTCATGGAGTCGTTCGCCTACGAGGCCGCCAACCGGCGGGCCGCGACCACGCCCGGGGTGGCGTCCTATGCCCAGCTGCGGCGGCAGTCCGGCGGGATCACGCCGTGCCTGCATCTGCTGGAATACGCGGCGGGACTGGAGGTTCCGGGCGTCATCCGGCGCAGCGACCCGTTTCAGCGCATGTTCAACTGCGCGGCGGACGTGGTGGTGTGGGTCAACGACGTGGTGTCGCTGCGCAAGGAACTGGCCATCGGCGAGGTGAGCAACGGGGTGCTCGCGCTCGCCGCGGAACGGTCCTGCGGGCTACCGGAGGCCGTCACCGCCGCCTACGGCCGGGTGGCCGACCTCATCGGCGAATTCCACTGCGCGGAAGCGGAACTGACGGAATTGTGCGCGGACTGGCGGGGGCTGACCGATCGCGACCAACGGGCGGTGCGGCTGTACGTCGACGGCATGAAGTACTGGATGCGCGGAAACCTCGACTGGTCGCGGCATTCGGAACGCTACCGGCAGGCCGACCGGCTGCGCCTGGCCACCTCGCCGACCCTGCTGACCTCCGACTGA
- a CDS encoding GlsB/YeaQ/YmgE family stress response membrane protein — MLALGFFGWLIIGGLAGWIGSKIMGTDAQQGIVLNIVVGIIGGLLGGFLLKLFGVDVHGGGLIFSFLTCLLGAVILLFIVGKVTGRR; from the coding sequence ATGCTCGCACTGGGTTTCTTCGGCTGGCTCATCATCGGTGGGCTGGCCGGGTGGATCGGCAGCAAGATCATGGGCACCGACGCGCAACAGGGCATCGTGCTCAATATCGTGGTCGGCATTATCGGCGGTCTGCTCGGCGGATTCTTGCTGAAGCTCTTCGGCGTGGACGTCCACGGCGGCGGGCTCATCTTCAGCTTCCTCACCTGCCTGCTCGGCGCGGTGATCCTGCTGTTCATCGTCGGCAAGGTCACCGGCCGCCGTTAG
- a CDS encoding AraC family transcriptional regulator ligand-binding domain-containing protein, translated as MIDRGTAERQSRKRPIFSTALLVDFALGRGIPISAMLRDTDIRPGQLRNPDGEVSYAQQVTVMRNLVRGLHDEPGFGLMAGLTCHPPGLDALELAVLSQPTALRAFEVGVGFAEQSCSLARHTLEPHGDEIALLRDDSMVPADIRRFALEHDIGVLISVQREALPMRQAIVRAEVAVPPDPVYDGIALVLGLQDVVFDAPRTVLTLDRALLDAPMPQANPRYARLYEVTDATSATRRSAMDSHLRAARRIDWGPA; from the coding sequence GTGATCGATCGCGGTACGGCCGAGCGTCAGTCGCGCAAGCGCCCGATCTTCAGCACGGCGCTGCTCGTGGATTTCGCCCTGGGGCGCGGCATCCCGATCTCGGCCATGCTGCGCGACACCGATATTCGGCCCGGGCAGCTGCGGAATCCCGACGGCGAGGTCAGCTACGCCCAGCAGGTGACGGTGATGCGCAACCTCGTGCGCGGCCTGCACGACGAGCCCGGCTTCGGCCTGATGGCGGGGCTGACCTGTCACCCGCCCGGGCTCGACGCGCTCGAACTCGCCGTCCTGAGCCAGCCGACCGCGCTGCGCGCCTTCGAGGTCGGCGTCGGCTTCGCCGAGCAGTCCTGTTCCCTGGCACGGCACACCCTCGAACCGCACGGCGACGAGATCGCGCTACTGCGAGACGATTCTATGGTGCCCGCCGACATCCGGCGCTTCGCGCTCGAGCACGATATCGGGGTGCTGATCAGCGTGCAGCGGGAAGCGCTGCCGATGCGGCAGGCCATCGTCCGCGCCGAGGTCGCGGTGCCGCCCGATCCGGTCTACGACGGCATCGCCCTGGTGCTGGGCCTCCAGGACGTGGTCTTCGACGCACCCCGCACCGTGCTGACCCTGGACCGCGCGCTGCTGGATGCGCCGATGCCGCAGGCGAATCCGAGATACGCGCGGCTCTACGAGGTCACCGATGCCACCTCGGCGACCCGGCGCTCGGCGATGGACTCCCATCTGCGGGCGGCCCGGCGAATCGATTGGGGGCCCGCGTAA
- a CDS encoding ATP-grasp domain-containing protein, whose amino-acid sequence MRMLRHNPDGVAVELYASNVDPAATALSACDVGAVEPRRVGDEEYAAFALDFCRRHRIDVVIPPRRLTAFADRILDFAAAGTRVMCSSQATVRTATDKAATYESAGAAGLPVPPWRLVSDADGLRAAVAELSRTGERVCVKPSGEYSAFGFRILDDRPLSMADLLAPPLPIASVDAVAGALTRAAENGEPATELLVMPHLDEPEISIDCLSTAGGELLVGIPRAKHGRFRDLLDDPALVDLARRLVRHFELAYLTNVQLRYRAGEPVLLEVNPRPSAGLFHTAHAGLNLPWAAIRLLLHGDSGLTAPPRLGVRLALAEAVIEIANGGR is encoded by the coding sequence ATGCGAATGCTTCGGCACAACCCCGACGGGGTGGCGGTCGAACTGTATGCCAGCAATGTCGATCCGGCGGCGACCGCGTTGTCGGCGTGCGATGTCGGGGCCGTCGAGCCGCGCCGGGTGGGGGACGAGGAGTACGCCGCGTTCGCGCTGGACTTCTGCCGCCGCCACCGCATCGACGTGGTGATCCCGCCGCGCCGGCTCACCGCTTTCGCTGACCGGATCCTCGATTTCGCGGCCGCCGGCACCCGCGTCATGTGCTCGTCACAGGCCACCGTGCGCACGGCGACCGACAAGGCCGCCACCTACGAATCCGCCGGTGCGGCCGGGCTTCCGGTACCGCCCTGGCGGCTGGTGTCGGACGCGGACGGCTTGCGCGCGGCGGTGGCCGAGCTGTCGCGCACCGGAGAACGCGTGTGCGTCAAGCCCAGCGGCGAGTATTCGGCCTTCGGCTTCCGCATCCTCGACGACCGCCCGCTCAGCATGGCGGATCTGCTCGCGCCGCCGCTGCCGATCGCCTCGGTCGACGCGGTGGCCGGCGCCTTGACCCGTGCGGCGGAGAACGGCGAGCCCGCGACCGAACTGCTCGTCATGCCCCACCTCGACGAGCCGGAGATCAGCATCGACTGCCTGTCCACCGCGGGAGGCGAACTGCTGGTGGGCATTCCGCGCGCCAAACACGGCCGCTTCCGCGACCTGCTCGACGATCCCGCCCTCGTCGACCTCGCCCGGCGACTCGTGCGCCACTTCGAACTGGCGTACCTGACCAATGTGCAGCTGCGCTACCGGGCGGGCGAACCCGTTCTGCTGGAAGTCAATCCGCGGCCCTCGGCCGGACTGTTCCACACCGCCCACGCCGGCCTGAATCTGCCCTGGGCCGCCATCCGGCTACTGCTGCACGGTGATTCGGGCCTGACCGCGCCTCCGCGACTGGGCGTCCGGCTGGCCCTCGCGGAGGCGGTCATCGAGATCGCTAACGGCGGCCGGTGA
- a CDS encoding AraC family transcriptional regulator ligand-binding domain-containing protein, producing METTYRLSLHRFVVSELAANGLETEWLLGEAGLPGWALDDGDVQVPSSAYGRLWDVGAGALDDPILPVRLGCRFALGAGGLCDYLFSTSPTIGEGLATVGPYISDISTNHRVSLTEEDNGDITFGFEIIEGDDRTRDLTHQWAVASLLGRPRRVAAGPFDARRVRLRQRAPRNHTDMYDLLGTRAIEFGASEDSITFRATDMDVPLTTADPVLHAILEKVAATVPPPPPLASAWVGQVAEALAQALDAGDATLDTVARRLMVSRRTLQRRLTEAGTTWRQELDRARLERLRRADTTGAQLGRARQAEILGYAGPQSIRRAARRWESIAERRVAEVASVTS from the coding sequence TTGGAGACCACTTATCGCTTGTCACTGCACCGATTCGTCGTGTCGGAGTTGGCGGCGAACGGGTTGGAGACCGAGTGGTTGCTCGGGGAGGCGGGGCTACCCGGGTGGGCCCTGGACGACGGGGACGTCCAGGTCCCCAGCTCGGCCTACGGGCGACTGTGGGACGTGGGCGCGGGGGCGCTCGACGATCCCATCCTGCCGGTGCGGCTGGGCTGCCGGTTCGCGCTCGGCGCGGGCGGACTGTGCGACTACCTGTTCTCCACCTCGCCGACCATCGGCGAGGGGCTCGCCACGGTCGGGCCCTATATCAGCGATATCAGCACCAACCACCGGGTGTCGCTCACCGAAGAGGACAACGGGGACATCACGTTCGGCTTCGAGATCATCGAGGGCGACGACCGGACCCGGGACCTGACCCATCAGTGGGCGGTGGCCTCGCTGCTGGGCCGGCCGCGCCGGGTGGCCGCGGGCCCCTTCGACGCGCGGCGGGTGCGATTGCGCCAGCGCGCGCCGCGCAACCACACCGACATGTACGACCTGCTCGGCACCCGGGCCATCGAATTCGGGGCGTCCGAGGATTCGATCACCTTCCGCGCCACCGATATGGACGTCCCGCTGACCACCGCCGACCCGGTGCTGCACGCGATTCTGGAGAAGGTCGCGGCCACGGTGCCGCCACCGCCCCCGCTGGCCAGCGCCTGGGTCGGCCAGGTCGCCGAGGCGCTGGCGCAGGCGCTCGACGCCGGGGACGCCACGCTCGACACGGTCGCGCGCCGATTGATGGTGAGCCGCAGGACATTGCAACGCCGCCTGACCGAGGCGGGCACCACCTGGCGGCAGGAACTCGACCGCGCGCGGCTGGAACGGTTGCGCCGCGCCGACACCACCGGCGCGCAGCTGGGCCGCGCCCGGCAGGCCGAGATTCTCGGTTACGCGGGCCCCCAATCGATTCGCCGGGCCGCCCGCAGATGGGAGTCCATCGCCGAGCGCCGGGTCGCCGAGGTGGCATCGGTGACCTCGTAG